The Eubacteriaceae bacterium Marseille-Q4139 genome has a window encoding:
- a CDS encoding glycoside hydrolase family 28 protein: MNLLYLGSTSVCLELENHNPYYSAEEYGVSLDGAKLYSANTNVFSVFDLKPDTEYQVKVSMASGSEETVSFRTKTETCCVNVKDFGAAGDGVHEDTAAIQTAINMLPEGGRLYFPEGTYRTLPLTLKSHTTLDLSENAVLQAIPDRDRYPIIPAFTVDPVTEKEVPFAGFEGLEIPCYQSFLHASYAEDIAVVGKGTINGGGKEGGWWVDFKSFPAARGRMVFVNRCKDVTLHGITIENSPSWNLHPYFSENFSVYGCTVRAPKDSPNTDAIDPESCDGVNIIGCLLTVGDDCIAVKSGKIDMAKKYKTPADHHVIRNCLMQFGHGAVTLGSELAAGIRNLSVTQCYFEGTDRGLRIKSRRGRGKDSVITNVLFDNIRMDGVLTPLVVNMWYNCVDPDRYTEYVWSREKLPVDDRTPSMGSLAFKNMECTNAEVAACYIDGLPESPVEAVTLENIHISFAEDAKPGKPSMKNFAEDCCKMGLYLDNVKQIRIKNVTLDGVVGEKLIVDHCDSLETEGFDGE, from the coding sequence TTTTTGATTTAAAGCCGGATACGGAATACCAGGTAAAGGTATCCATGGCTTCCGGCAGTGAAGAGACGGTTTCCTTCCGCACGAAGACGGAAACCTGCTGTGTAAACGTAAAAGATTTCGGAGCCGCAGGCGACGGCGTCCATGAGGACACCGCGGCGATCCAGACGGCCATCAACATGCTCCCGGAAGGCGGACGGCTGTATTTCCCGGAGGGGACGTACCGGACGCTTCCGCTGACTTTAAAGAGCCATACGACTCTTGATCTTTCGGAAAACGCCGTGCTTCAGGCCATTCCCGACAGGGATCGGTACCCGATTATCCCGGCCTTTACGGTGGATCCGGTGACGGAAAAAGAAGTTCCATTTGCCGGCTTTGAGGGGCTTGAGATTCCCTGCTACCAGTCATTCCTTCACGCCTCCTACGCGGAGGACATTGCCGTTGTGGGAAAAGGAACCATCAACGGCGGCGGAAAGGAAGGCGGCTGGTGGGTGGACTTTAAGAGTTTCCCGGCAGCCAGGGGCCGCATGGTTTTCGTGAACCGCTGCAAGGACGTGACGCTTCATGGGATCACCATCGAGAACAGCCCGTCCTGGAACCTGCATCCGTATTTTTCCGAGAACTTTTCCGTGTATGGCTGCACGGTGCGCGCGCCGAAGGACAGCCCCAACACGGATGCCATTGACCCGGAAAGCTGTGACGGCGTCAACATCATCGGCTGCCTGCTGACGGTGGGAGACGACTGCATCGCCGTCAAGTCCGGAAAAATCGACATGGCAAAGAAATATAAAACTCCGGCCGATCACCATGTGATCCGCAACTGCCTGATGCAGTTCGGCCACGGCGCCGTGACGTTGGGAAGCGAGCTGGCTGCCGGGATCCGGAACCTGAGCGTGACCCAGTGCTACTTTGAAGGCACCGACCGCGGACTTCGTATCAAGAGCCGCCGCGGAAGAGGAAAGGACAGCGTGATTACCAACGTGCTGTTTGACAACATCCGCATGGATGGGGTGCTGACGCCTCTCGTGGTAAACATGTGGTACAACTGCGTGGATCCCGACCGCTACACCGAATACGTTTGGTCGAGGGAAAAGCTTCCGGTGGATGACAGGACGCCGTCCATGGGTTCCCTGGCCTTTAAGAACATGGAATGCACCAACGCGGAGGTGGCTGCCTGCTACATCGACGGACTTCCGGAAAGCCCCGTGGAGGCTGTGACGCTTGAGAATATCCATATTTCCTTTGCAGAGGACGCAAAGCCTGGAAAGCCGTCCATGAAAAATTTCGCAGAGGACTGCTGCAAAATGGGTCTGTACCTCGATAACGTAAAGCAGATCCGCATCAAAAACGTAACTTTAGACGGCGTCGTGGGAGAGAAGCTCATTGTCGATCACTGCGACAGCCTGGAAACGGAAGGTTTCGATGGGGAGTAA
- a CDS encoding glycoside hydrolase family 88 protein translates to MDYKKIDSYVLRLIEESTPERTAWNLEKIRDGKPADWNYIDGCMITALLEIAEITGDKRYFDFAEMFIDHFVKEDGSILTFKPEKYNLDDINEGRVLFELYKKTGKEKYRKAADFLRGQLEKQPRTPEGNFWHKAIYPNQVWLDGIYMAQPFLSMYEMNFGSGDCKDTVSQIRNVREKMRDAATGLYYHGYDASKTIFWADKETGRSKNFWLRSIGWFSVALADLLEIVPEGDEREELTGIFKELMESLKNFSDEETGLYWQVVDQPKREGNYLETSGSSMIAYAMLKGSRLGVLEKEYAALGAKTFHGIADKYLSFTDGNLNLGGICLVAGLGPENNTRRDGSYEYYISEPVVENDAKGVAPFILAYTEIMRL, encoded by the coding sequence ATGGATTATAAGAAGATTGATTCCTATGTACTGCGCCTGATCGAAGAGTCGACGCCGGAGCGCACCGCGTGGAACCTGGAGAAAATCCGGGACGGGAAGCCGGCCGACTGGAACTACATCGACGGATGCATGATTACGGCCCTTCTTGAGATCGCAGAGATCACCGGCGATAAGCGGTATTTCGATTTCGCAGAGATGTTCATCGACCATTTTGTAAAGGAAGACGGAAGCATCCTGACCTTCAAGCCGGAAAAATACAATCTGGACGATATTAACGAAGGGCGCGTCCTCTTTGAACTTTATAAGAAGACGGGAAAAGAAAAATACAGAAAGGCCGCTGATTTCCTGCGCGGCCAGCTGGAAAAACAGCCGCGGACACCGGAGGGGAATTTCTGGCACAAGGCCATTTATCCCAACCAGGTATGGCTCGACGGGATTTATATGGCACAGCCGTTCCTTTCCATGTACGAGATGAATTTCGGAAGCGGCGACTGTAAGGATACGGTGAGCCAGATTAGAAACGTGCGGGAAAAGATGCGCGATGCGGCTACCGGCCTTTACTATCATGGCTATGATGCCTCGAAAACGATTTTCTGGGCAGATAAGGAGACAGGGCGTTCCAAAAACTTCTGGCTCCGCTCTATCGGATGGTTTTCCGTGGCCCTTGCCGACCTGCTGGAAATTGTCCCGGAGGGAGACGAAAGAGAAGAACTGACGGGAATCTTTAAGGAACTGATGGAGAGCCTCAAAAACTTTTCCGACGAAGAAACCGGCCTCTACTGGCAGGTGGTTGACCAGCCGAAACGGGAGGGCAATTACCTGGAGACAAGCGGCAGCAGCATGATCGCCTATGCCATGCTAAAGGGCAGCCGTCTCGGTGTCCTGGAAAAAGAGTATGCGGCTCTTGGCGCAAAGACCTTCCACGGCATCGCAGACAAGTACCTGTCCTTTACGGACGGAAACTTAAATCTTGGCGGCATCTGCCTGGTAGCAGGTTTAGGCCCTGAAAACAATACCCGCAGGGACGGTTCCTACGAGTATTATATTTCAGAGCCTGTTGTGGAGAACGACGCCAAGGGAGTCGCCCCGTTTATTCTGGCTTATACGGAGATCATGAGGCTTTAG
- a CDS encoding AraC family transcriptional regulator, with product MNNIVYAGKHALTLAVSRHAHSHWEVIYCTSGTGQLIFDHCTMTYHADDIAIIPPMMAHTNASEEGFTNIHLNLSDCSLTNREPLLITKDENKSMEPIFNSAFYFYSVDPDSRTSLLQAFGNLIVTYAELSQPSQVKNEIVQQIEAQIIHNYPNYNYDLAEYLHTLPFSYDYLIKLFKKELGVTPHKYLTELRLRSAADWLRNSQGNNVSEIAHICGFKEPLYFSRLFKKKYGVSPSFYASASPVYASDSDSMKIMMQETEG from the coding sequence ATGAATAATATTGTTTACGCCGGAAAGCATGCACTGACGCTTGCTGTTTCAAGACACGCCCATTCCCACTGGGAGGTTATTTACTGTACCAGCGGTACCGGGCAGCTGATCTTCGATCACTGTACCATGACGTACCATGCCGATGACATCGCCATTATCCCGCCGATGATGGCCCACACAAACGCCAGCGAAGAGGGCTTTACAAACATTCACCTGAATCTGTCCGACTGTTCCCTGACGAACCGGGAACCCCTCCTTATCACAAAGGACGAGAATAAAAGCATGGAACCCATCTTCAATTCCGCCTTTTATTTTTATTCCGTCGACCCGGATTCCAGGACCTCCCTTCTTCAGGCCTTTGGAAACCTGATCGTGACCTACGCCGAGCTTTCACAGCCCTCACAGGTCAAGAACGAGATTGTCCAGCAGATCGAAGCCCAGATTATCCATAACTACCCGAATTACAACTACGATCTTGCCGAATATCTCCATACGCTTCCTTTCAGCTACGACTATTTAATCAAGCTGTTCAAAAAGGAGCTGGGCGTCACGCCCCATAAATACTTAACGGAACTGCGGCTCCGCTCCGCCGCCGACTGGCTCAGGAACTCCCAGGGCAACAATGTCTCTGAAATCGCACATATCTGCGGTTTTAAGGAGCCGCTTTATTTTTCGCGCCTTTTTAAGAAAAAGTACGGGGTCTCCCCAAGCTTTTATGCCTCTGCCTCTCCTGTCTATGCCAGCGATTCCGACAGCATGAAAATCATGATGCAGGAGACGGAAGGCTGA